A window of Limisphaera ngatamarikiensis genomic DNA:
CTCGACAACGGCGACTACATGATCCGCAGCACCCAAATCGCCGTCATGGGCCAGTTGTCCTGCTACACCGGCCGCGAAATCTCCTGGGATCAAATCCAATCATCCCACTTCCATTACCCGCCCAAACCCGAGGAGTGCCACGACGACATGGAACCCCCCACACGGCCGGGCCCCGACGGTACCTACCCCGTCCCCCGACCCGGCCAGACCCGGTTCGAAGGACTCTGATCCGCCCACCCCAGGCTCCCGGGCCGGCGGTCACCCGCCGGCCCGGCGTGGACCGCCGGTTTCCTCCGGCACAACCTTCGCATCGCCGGCCGTCAGCCGCAGCCCCTGAGCAATCGGCTCCGGCTCCGGCAATTCTCTGCCCGGCGCACCGCCGCCCAGCGCAGCCAAACGTTCCCCCGCCGGCCGTACCCGCGCCTGAAAACTTCCCACCGCATCGTTGTAGGCCGTCACCGCCCGCTCCAGACCCGCCCGCAACCGCTCCAAATGCTGCGCAAACGTGACCACGCGCTCGTACAGGTCCCGCGCCGCCTGCGCAATCTTCTGCGCGTTCTCCGTCTGCGCATGCTGCTGCCAGCTCACCGCCACCGAACGCAACAACGCAATCAACGACGCCGGCGTCGCCAGCAAAATCCGCCGCTGCGCCGCCCACACAATCAGTTCCCGGTCCCCCTCCAGCGCCGCGCTGAACAACGATTCGGCCGGCAAAAACAACACCACGTGATCCAGCGCATTGGGAAACTGCCGCGGGTAATCCCGCTCGGCCAGGTCCGTGATCGTCTGCCGCAACTTCCGCGCATGCGCGGCCAGCGCCGCCCGGCGCCGGTCCGGATCCGCCTCGTCCAGCGCCGACAAAAAATCCAGGTCCGGCACCTTGGCATCCACCAGGATCATCCGGTTGCCCGGCAAATGCACAATCAGATCCGGTTTCCCCTCCGACCCCGCCGCCTGCTCCACAAAGTCGCAGTGCGCGCTCATCCCCGCCGCCTCCACCACCCGCCGCAGCGTCTCCTCGCCCCACCGACCCCGGGCCGGATTCGACCGCAACACCATCCGAAACTGTTGCGTCTCCTGGGCCAGCACCTGGCTCTGCTGCGACAACGCCTCCAACTGCTTCCTCAGCTCGCCCAGTACCACCGACTGCTGGCTCTCCGCCTGTTGTAACCGCCGCTGGTAGGCCTCCAATTGCTCCTTCAACGGTTGGACCAGCGCACGAATCGCCTCCTGCCGCTGCGCCAGATCCCCCCTGGCCGCCTCCTGTAATTTCCCCAGCGTCTCCCCCGCCAGTTGCAGAAACGCCGGCGCACTCTCCTTCAACGCCTCGGCACTCAGCGCCTTGAACGCCTCCCGCAGCTCGGCCAACGCCCTGTCCCGCGCCTCCTGCAGTTCCCGCAACGCCCGTTCATACGACTCCCGCTGTTCCCGCAGGGCACGCTCATGCGAGGCCTGGTGCTCGCGCAACATCCGTTCGTGCAGCTCCTGTTGCTGCGTCATCAGCCGCCGGGTCGCCTCCCGTTCCGCTTCGGCCGCCGCCTTCCCCTGACTCAGCGACGCCAGCTCCGTCCGGAGCCGCACCAGTTCCTCCTCCCGCAGTCGCACCTGCTCGCGCAGCTCCTGTTCCAACCGCGAATCCGGCGCCGGCCCGCGACCGCGCATCCAGAACCAGACCACCAGCCCGCCCGCGACCACACCCAAACCAAATCCAATCCACGCTTCCATAAGCCACGCTCAAAAGCCCCGAGTCGCCAGCACACGCACAAACCGGCCCTCCGCGGGAGAAAATACCGCCGGTCCACGGCCGCCGGCCCGACCCCTCCCGCCCGGCCCCCTTCAGGCCGGGTCCGACCCACCGTAGGCGGCGATCACCTCGATCTCCACCCGCGCCCCCTTCGGCAATGCCGCCACCTGCACGGTCGAACGCGCCGGATGATCCCGCGTGAAAAACCGGGCGTACACCTCGTTCATGGCCGCAAAATCCTGCAGGTCCGTCAAAAACACCGTGGTCTTCACCACGTCGTCAAAGGTCAGTCCCTGGTCCTTCAACAGAATCTCCACGTTCCGCAACACCCGTTCGGTTTGCACCCGGATGTCGCCCTCCACCAGTTGGCCCGTCGCCGGGTCCACCGGGATCTGACCCGCGCAAAACAGCAGGTCACCCACCCGCACTGCGTGATTGTACGGTCCCACCGCTGGGGCCGCACCCGCCGGTCGAATCACCACCTTCTTCATATCAGCCTTTGCCATCGAACTGCCTCCACCGGCATTGGAAACAACCCCGCTCCCGCGCCACAAGCCCAAAGACCGCTCCGCCCGGCCGTCCCGAGCAGCGCCCCCGGTGCCACCCGCAGCATCGCCGTGGAACGCCCCAGCAACGCCGGCAGCCGATCCAAAACCCGTGTTTTGAGCTGGATTCCCGCACCCACCACCGACATCGCCAGCGCCACCACCAACACCAAATTGAACAACAACCGGCCCGGCGTCGCCGCAAAACCCGCACCCCCGCAACTGCGCCGGTTGTACAGCACTACAAACGTCCCGTACGCGATCGGCAGCATCGTGAACGCAAGGGCCGATGCCACCACCGGCAGCCACAACGGCGTCGAGGTCACCACCCCCAGCAACCCCACCACCGGCACCAGCGTGAACATCCGATATCGCCTCTCCGTATACTCCAGCCCGAACATCTCGCACACGGTGAAACCGCACACCACCATGTGCGCGCTGATTGCCCCGCACGTCATCGCAATGAACCCCAGATCAAACACAACCCGTCCCACATGCGCCCCCATCACCGGCACCAGGGCCTGCGCCGCATCCACGGGCCGCAAATCCGTCCGTACCACGCCGGCTCGCGCCGGATCGTACACCGTGTTCGCCATCGCCAGGATGATCAGTGAGGTCACCACCACAAACGGCACCAGCATGGACATCACCAGGTCCCACCGCGACAGCGGCCGGTGCACCGGCCCCCAGCCCTTGGCCAGAAGCGAATACCCGTACAAGAACGTCATGTTGATCCCCACCGCCGCCCCGATCGCACCCAGCACGGTCTGGATCCCCTCCGCACTGCGCGGCAGCGTGAACCCGAAAAACCCTCGCAACAACGCCACCCAATCCACCCCCGTCCACACCACCACCGTGGCAAACGAAAGCACCACCACCAGAATCACCCCGCGCAAAAACCATTCGTAAATCCGGATCCCTGCACCGCGACGGCCGTAACTCCAAACCGTTGCCAGCGACACCCCCAACAACACAAAACCGATCCCGAAACTGACCGCGTAGCCCGTGCCGGTCAGCCGCCGCACACCGTCCTCACCCACGGCATATACCGTCAGCCCCGCCAGCTCCGCCAGATCCCGCGCCGCACCCGCCGCCAGTCCGTACTGCGGAAAATGCCAGATCACCGACGCCACCACCGTCGCCAGCGCCCACAAAAACGCCAGCGCCGGATGCAGCTCCCGCGACACCAGCCGATACGGGCGTTCGCCCGTCGTCAGCACCACATGCCCCAGCGCCGCCAGCATGCACACCCCCAGCAGCATCGCCACCGGTTGCACCCAGAGCAGGTCGTAACCAAAGGACGCCCCCGCCACCACCGATGCCACCGCACTGCCCGCCCCCAGCGTCATCGCACTCTGCAACAGACCCGGCCCCGTCCGCTTCAAATACCCCAGCGCCCGCCGCGGCCAGGGCAACTGTTCCAGCGCCCTCAACTCGGCCTCCTCCCGTGCCAAGGCCGCCCGATTCACCTGCCCGCTCAGGGGCAGCCCGGCCGGTGCATCCTTCTTTTCGCTCACGGGGCGCATCCTGCCCCGAACCCCGTCCGGCCTTCAATCCCACGTTTGTTCGAAACGCGTCCGGATCACGCCACCACCCGCAACGACCCCGGACACAAGCCCAGTTCCACCGGCGTCCAACCGGCCCACTCTCCATCCAGCTCAAACGGTACCGGCCGCTCCGACACCCAACGCAGTCGCCGGGCGC
This region includes:
- the rmuC gene encoding DNA recombination protein RmuC yields the protein MEAWIGFGLGVVAGGLVVWFWMRGRGPAPDSRLEQELREQVRLREEELVRLRTELASLSQGKAAAEAEREATRRLMTQQQELHERMLREHQASHERALREQRESYERALRELQEARDRALAELREAFKALSAEALKESAPAFLQLAGETLGKLQEAARGDLAQRQEAIRALVQPLKEQLEAYQRRLQQAESQQSVVLGELRKQLEALSQQSQVLAQETQQFRMVLRSNPARGRWGEETLRRVVEAAGMSAHCDFVEQAAGSEGKPDLIVHLPGNRMILVDAKVPDLDFLSALDEADPDRRRAALAAHARKLRQTITDLAERDYPRQFPNALDHVVLFLPAESLFSAALEGDRELIVWAAQRRILLATPASLIALLRSVAVSWQQHAQTENAQKIAQAARDLYERVVTFAQHLERLRAGLERAVTAYNDAVGSFQARVRPAGERLAALGGGAPGRELPEPEPIAQGLRLTAGDAKVVPEETGGPRRAGG
- a CDS encoding RidA family protein, with translation MKKVVIRPAGAAPAVGPYNHAVRVGDLLFCAGQIPVDPATGQLVEGDIRVQTERVLRNVEILLKDQGLTFDDVVKTTVFLTDLQDFAAMNEVYARFFTRDHPARSTVQVAALPKGARVEIEVIAAYGGSDPA
- a CDS encoding divalent metal cation transporter; the protein is MSEKKDAPAGLPLSGQVNRAALAREEAELRALEQLPWPRRALGYLKRTGPGLLQSAMTLGAGSAVASVVAGASFGYDLLWVQPVAMLLGVCMLAALGHVVLTTGERPYRLVSRELHPALAFLWALATVVASVIWHFPQYGLAAGAARDLAELAGLTVYAVGEDGVRRLTGTGYAVSFGIGFVLLGVSLATVWSYGRRGAGIRIYEWFLRGVILVVVLSFATVVVWTGVDWVALLRGFFGFTLPRSAEGIQTVLGAIGAAVGINMTFLYGYSLLAKGWGPVHRPLSRWDLVMSMLVPFVVVTSLIILAMANTVYDPARAGVVRTDLRPVDAAQALVPVMGAHVGRVVFDLGFIAMTCGAISAHMVVCGFTVCEMFGLEYTERRYRMFTLVPVVGLLGVVTSTPLWLPVVASALAFTMLPIAYGTFVVLYNRRSCGGAGFAATPGRLLFNLVLVVALAMSVVGAGIQLKTRVLDRLPALLGRSTAMLRVAPGALLGTAGRSGLWACGAGAGLFPMPVEAVRWQRLI